The following proteins come from a genomic window of Populus nigra chromosome 6, ddPopNigr1.1, whole genome shotgun sequence:
- the LOC133697382 gene encoding organelle RRM domain-containing protein 1, chloroplastic-like isoform X2 — protein sequence METLSPSLCTTTLASISKKLPIKASIFKLYNPKKNKNHIKTQSLSSSLISCVSLSTKATTTSTSTPLTSTKTNNHWIVLMESPPKGVNSKPEIIDYYVKTLERALGSEIDAQMCIYDASCDTHFGFCCDIDEDASLELARLPGVLSVRPDPDYNSVEKDYSSGVKLSTLSNPQIGSKLLFPSGNTKHWLVRIDKPGVGVVTKAQMVDYYAQILTKVMGYEKDAQMCIYHVSWQSNFGFCCELDEECAQELAGVPGVLSVLPDKDFESENKDYGGLSFYTSEKTLRAAFEGFGELVEVKIIMDKISKRSKGYAFVEYTTEEAASSALKEMNGKIINGWMIVVDVAKSNPPRYSRGRPRQAA from the exons CACTCTCACCTTCATTATGCACCACCACTCTCGCTTCCATTTCCAAAAAACTCCCAATTAAAGCTTCAATTTTCAAACTTTACAACCctaaaaagaacaagaaccaCATAAAAACCcaatctttatcttcttctctcatttcttGTGTTTCTCTATCAACAAAAGCAACAACAACATCAACATCTACACCTTTAACTTCAACTAAAACTAACAACCACTGGATAGTTCTAATGGAAAGTCCTCCAAAGGGAGTCAATTCAAAACCAGAAATAATTGATTATTATGTCAAGACTCTAGAGAGAGCATTAGGCAG TGAAATAGATGCTCAAATGTGTATATACGATGCTTCTTGTGATACTCATTTCGGCTTTTGTTGTGATATTGATGAAGATGCTTCCCTTGAACTTGCCA GGTTGCCTGGGGTTTTATCAGTTAGGCCTGACCCAGATTATAATTCTGTGGAAAAAGATTATAGTTCAGGTGTCAAGTTGAGTACATTATCAAATCCACAAATTGGAAGCAAGTTGTTGTTCCCTTCTGGGAATACGAAACATTGGCTGGTTAGAATTGATAAGCCAGGAGTTGGAGTTGTTACAAAGGCTCAAATGGTTGATTATTATGCTCAAATACTAACCAAGGTCATGGGATA TGAGAAGGATGCTCAAATGTGTATATATCATGTTTCATGGCAATCGAATTTTGGGTTCTGTTGTGAACTTGACGAGGAATGTGCACAGGAGCTAGCTG GTGTTCCTGGTGTTTTATCTGTTCTGCCAGATAAGGATTTTGAGTCGGAAAACAAGGATTATGGAG GTCTGTCATTTTATACGTCTGAGAAAACCTTGCGTGCAGCCTTTGAGGGCTTTGGTGAGCTTGTTGAAG ttaaaataataatggacAAGATTTCAAAGAGGTCCAAAGGTTATGCATTTGTAGAGTACACCACAGAGGAGGCTGCAAGTTCAGCACTCAAGGAGATGAATGGCAAG ATCATCAATGGCTggatgattgttgttgatgttgcCAAAAGCAACCCACCAAGATACAGCAGGGGTCGACCAAGACAAGCAGCATGA
- the LOC133697382 gene encoding organelle RRM domain-containing protein 1, chloroplastic-like isoform X1, which produces METLSPSLCTTTLASISKKLPIKASIFKLYNPKKNKNHIKTQSLSSSLISCVSLSTKATTTSTSTPLTSTKTNNHWIVLMESPPKGVNSKPEIIDYYVKTLERALGSEIDAQMCIYDASCDTHFGFCCDIDEDASLELARLPGVLSVRPDPDYNSVEKDYSSGVKLSTLSNPQIGSKLLFPSGNTKHWLVRIDKPGVGVVTKAQMVDYYAQILTKVMGYEKDAQMCIYHVSWQSNFGFCCELDEECAQELAGVPGVLSVLPDKDFESENKDYGGDSLINSANPSDSSEASQITPVRTKKLFITGLSFYTSEKTLRAAFEGFGELVEVKIIMDKISKRSKGYAFVEYTTEEAASSALKEMNGKIINGWMIVVDVAKSNPPRYSRGRPRQAA; this is translated from the exons CACTCTCACCTTCATTATGCACCACCACTCTCGCTTCCATTTCCAAAAAACTCCCAATTAAAGCTTCAATTTTCAAACTTTACAACCctaaaaagaacaagaaccaCATAAAAACCcaatctttatcttcttctctcatttcttGTGTTTCTCTATCAACAAAAGCAACAACAACATCAACATCTACACCTTTAACTTCAACTAAAACTAACAACCACTGGATAGTTCTAATGGAAAGTCCTCCAAAGGGAGTCAATTCAAAACCAGAAATAATTGATTATTATGTCAAGACTCTAGAGAGAGCATTAGGCAG TGAAATAGATGCTCAAATGTGTATATACGATGCTTCTTGTGATACTCATTTCGGCTTTTGTTGTGATATTGATGAAGATGCTTCCCTTGAACTTGCCA GGTTGCCTGGGGTTTTATCAGTTAGGCCTGACCCAGATTATAATTCTGTGGAAAAAGATTATAGTTCAGGTGTCAAGTTGAGTACATTATCAAATCCACAAATTGGAAGCAAGTTGTTGTTCCCTTCTGGGAATACGAAACATTGGCTGGTTAGAATTGATAAGCCAGGAGTTGGAGTTGTTACAAAGGCTCAAATGGTTGATTATTATGCTCAAATACTAACCAAGGTCATGGGATA TGAGAAGGATGCTCAAATGTGTATATATCATGTTTCATGGCAATCGAATTTTGGGTTCTGTTGTGAACTTGACGAGGAATGTGCACAGGAGCTAGCTG GTGTTCCTGGTGTTTTATCTGTTCTGCCAGATAAGGATTTTGAGTCGGAAAACAAGGATTATGGAG GTGATAGCCTCATCAATTCTGCAAATCCATCAGATTCTTCAGAAGCTAGTCAAATAACTCCTGTTAgaacaaaaaaactttttataacTG GTCTGTCATTTTATACGTCTGAGAAAACCTTGCGTGCAGCCTTTGAGGGCTTTGGTGAGCTTGTTGAAG ttaaaataataatggacAAGATTTCAAAGAGGTCCAAAGGTTATGCATTTGTAGAGTACACCACAGAGGAGGCTGCAAGTTCAGCACTCAAGGAGATGAATGGCAAG ATCATCAATGGCTggatgattgttgttgatgttgcCAAAAGCAACCCACCAAGATACAGCAGGGGTCGACCAAGACAAGCAGCATGA